A DNA window from Hordeum vulgare subsp. vulgare chromosome 1H, MorexV3_pseudomolecules_assembly, whole genome shotgun sequence contains the following coding sequences:
- the LOC123417153 gene encoding transcription factor LATE FLOWERING-like: protein MDAFGWSTQPTATVPSCPSDDALLAAFLGAGSFEDLRSAGAGDGTVSSDAYHGGLDLTSCHSDLSLLRCQDGPTLPCHGDASSHAFLDSVGCLFPALAGAHDGLHDRFAFVPDEAARAAGSNAAFSGYSTTTGGGGGNVSSGESNTYGGGGHETEVASPPCAVSRRAQQITQLAPPPTKRNKVPEKHLAPAASLTAAVTVEATERWGTNRAASPTTSIAFGHSGGRRGYEPDTEAIAQVKEMIYRAAAMRPLPSLTGASAGDPTHEPSPSKPRRRKNVRISSDPQTVAARLRREKVSERLRALQRLVPGGSKMDTASMLDEAASYLKFLKSQLAALEALGGGGGGSADDDGRYSSLQRYTGRNFNPSSHGIGGAGSTVLSFGRDGVAGYVKSSRNMNMQL, encoded by the coding sequence ATGGACGCCTTCGGCTGGAGCACGCAGCCTACTGCGACCGTGCCGAGCTGCCCGAGCGACGACGCCCTCCTCGCCGCCTTCCTGGGCGCGGGCAGCTTCGAGGACCTCCGCTCCGCTGGCGCCGGCGATGGCACCGTGAGCTCGGACGCCTACCACGGCGGCCTCGACCTGACGTCGTGCCACAGCGACCTGAGCCTCCTGCGGTGCCAGGACGGACCCACGCTTCCCTGCCACGGCGACGCCTCGTCCCACGCCTTCCTGGACTCTGTCGGCTGTCTCTTCCCGGCTCTCGCCGGCGCGCACGACGGGCTCCATGACCGGTTCGCGTTCGTCCCCGATGAGGCAGCACGGGCTGCTGGCTCGAACGCCGCCTTCTCCGGTTACAGCACCACcaccggcggcggtggtgggaaCGTCTCCTCCGGTGAGTCCAACACGTACGGCGGTGGCGGGCACGAAACGGAGGTGGCGTCGCCGCCGTGCGCCGTGTCTCGGCGGGCGCAGCAGATTACTCAGCTTGCCCCGCCTCCGACGAAAAGGAACAAGGTGCCGGAAAAGCACCTGGCACCGGCAGCAAGCTTAACGGCGGCGGTGACGGTGGAGGCCACAGAACGGTGGGGTACGAAccgagccgcctcgccgacgaccAGCATCGCGTTCGGGCATAGCGGCGGCCGGCGCGGGTACGAGCCGGACACGGAGGCGATAGCGCAGGTGAAGGAGATGATCTACCGCGCGGCGGCGATGCGCCCCTTGCCCAGCCTGACAGGTGCCTCCGCCGGAGATCCGACGCATGAGCCGTCTCCGTCGAAGCCGCGGCGGCGCAAGAACGTGCGGATATCGAGCGACCCGCAGACGGTGGCGGCGCGGCTGCGGCGGGAGAAGGTGAgcgagcggctgcgcgcgctgcagAGGCTGGTGCCGGGAGGGAGCAAGATGGACACGGCGTCCATGCTCGACGAGGCGGCCAGCTACCTCAAGTTCCTCAAGTCGCAGCTCGCCGCCCTGGAAGCCCttggcggaggcggcggcggcagcgccgACGACGACGGACGGTACTCGTCACTGCAACGGTACACGGGAAGGAACTTCAACCCTTCGTCCCATGGTATCGGCGGCGCCGGCAGCACCGTGCTCTCCTTCGGAAGAGACGGCGTCGCTGGCTACGTGAAATCCAGTAGGAACATGAACATGCAGTTGTAA